A region of the Flintibacter sp. KGMB00164 genome:
GCTAAAAGCGTTTCGATATTCATGAGTAAAAGGATGTTCACCATGAGTCAGTGTATTTTTATAGCAGCCGATACTCCCTTGCCCGAAGTCACACCACCACAAGATTATCCTCTACATATTGATTTGGACGCCGGCACCATCTTTGATGGGGGAGCGGATGATAATTATTTCCTGCTGCCCTTTGACGAGGTGGATCTATACTGCGAGAAGAAATACGGAGTTTATCTTGAACTTCCTCAATTCACCAATGGACGGGCCGAGCAAATGATTGCTTATATCAGAACAGTTCTGATGCAATCTGACAGCGTAGAAATTTGGAATGTCTGGCTCTCGGGCTATTGGGAATTTGATGATAGGCCCCATATCTGTAAACGAACCGTTCCTATTGACGAATTGACCGCAGAGGACATAAAAGAGATCGTCCAAGCGGAGAACTGGGACAATAAGGATAAAAATCGGCCGTGGTTTTACTGTTTGGAAATAATTTAATTGACGGAAAAGCAGGGGGGAATAATGGAGAACAACTGGAAAGCATGGATACCACACTATGATTTAGAAAATAAATACTTTATATGTAAGGTCGTTGATGACGAAGATGGGCTTCAACTATTTCTCATAAGCAATGACTATACGAAGAAAATATGTGTCCAGTTTCCAGGTATGGTATATGCCTATCGAAATCGGCTTGAACTTGCAGCACTTTGCACTTTAGATAAGATTGAAGATAAAACCAGAGGGTTCTTGGCATCGGATTGGACTTTCTTTGTTGTGGAAAATTCTGCTTATGCAAAAGAGATTGCAAAAGAATCGCAAGACATATATCCATTTTCACAGCTTATCCATTTTGCTATTGTTGGAGGCCAAGCATTATTTGAGGTTATAACGGATGCACTACCTATAATCACCGAAGGCTGAGAATTTCCACCTGAAGATATAGTCGATGAAATAACATGGACACAGATATATTACCAAGAAACTTCTATTCTGCTCAGATCCGTAGATATGACGACTTCATTTTTATTTTACAGAACATCCACTATCCTTGCAGGAACTTTTTCCGCTGAACAGTTCGCGACTATTACACCTGATCTGTTCGATTACGTTGGTTAGGAGGCACTTTAGGTGGAATCGGACAGCAATGCTTCTATCGCCCCCTAGTCTCCTAATTTTTGGAGACCAGGAGGAGTATTATACGAGATAGGCCCCAGGACTTGCGCCGCATAAAACAAAAGACGGCCACCCCTTCTAAAAAGAGGCACCTCTCCTGTGTTCAAACCAGAAACCCGTCTGTGGTATTTCTGTGGTCAGATGTAAAAGTAATTTTTTCGCTCTCAATTTTTGTAATATAAAGCAAGGAAAAAGAAAAACCGCCATTTTCATGCGAAAATGGCGGTTTTTTGGTCCGAGTGGCGGGATTTGAACCCACGGCCTCATGGACCCGAACGGATTTATAAAAATTTTCCTGTTAATTATTGCTGCTTTGAAACGTTTCCGCTCCGTTCCACTTCATCTTTAGCCCTCTTTGTCCATGCTAGTTCCGTGTAGTACAGGGCGGTGTGTGGTATGTTCTGTGGTCAAAACGCTCCCCAGCCTGTGCCGGTTCTTTGTACTGGCAGGGGAGGGGAGCGTTCTTTCTGCTTCTGATTGCCTGTATTGTACCTCTGAAGGCGGGATGAAGCAAGTTATTTCTCCATCATCCACGGCTCAGAAATTGGGGGACTATAAACAAAAAGAGGCCTTTTACTACCCAAGATTAAAAAACTTAAGAAGATGAAGATATTATGTGTTTCCTCTAGCTGTTCCTACTTTCTCCATTGCAGAGTACTTATAGGTTTAAATAGGTTTAAACAACTACACTGGATGGATCACCACCAAATGAATTATAGGAGCGGACTATCCAGAATCATACGAAGTTTTACTGCTAAAGCAATGGTTTCATGGAAGCATATATTATCGGATTCTAGCCCTAGGGCTTCTTTGACCCGATTTACTCGGTAGCGAATGGTGTTTTCGTGTTGGGACAGCGCCTTTGCTGTCTCAGAGTAACTACCCTTATTGGCAACAAATGTTTCAATTGTGTGAAGCGCATCACATGCGGACTCAGAAGAAAATTTGAGCCGAATTGCTTCGACATATGACTGATAAAAATCATGTGCCTCTTTGCAATCTTTTAACCCAAGTACAAGTTGTAAAACGGAAAGAGGGTTGTAAGTGACACAGGAAATGTGGAGAGTTTCAGCTACGTTTAGTGCTTTCAATGCCTCGTTTAGAGCAAGATCAATTTTGTCTTTAGTATAAATCATGCTGTATCCCAAAATTGGATCCCGAATAAATTGTTTTAGTCTGGATGCAGTAGAGTCAGAATAATGCCGAAGGCCCTTTTCCGTTTCCGAACTGAGGATAAATATCATGGTATTATCCATTTTAACATAAATATCATGACTCTGCTTGGAATAGTAAAATTCTAATTCAAAATTGGTAGAATCAAACATGGGATCTCCGTGGGCTGCAATTACACGAAGGTATGATTGGATATTAGGATTGATGCTGCTGAGCGTATTTAATTTCTCTCGATCGGATAATTGGCCGCGCATGATTCGCTCTAATTTTAAATAGTTGATCGTATTGGAATTGTCGGCAGCAAGGTATCGACTGACCACGTCAATGATTTGTGCATACGGGTAATTGTTTGGAATTAAAACAATAGGGAAGTTGTTTTGATCACATTGGGCCAAAATGTCTGGGGATAAGACATAAAGCATTTCATCCGTTACAACAAAAAGGCCGCTGCTTTTAGTCTGAATCAGCGTGGTAATATACAGAGGGATATTCTCTTTGTTATGTAAAAATTGCGTTAGATCTGTTATAAATACGTCGCCGGCGGACAGTATTCCAAGATCAATCAAATCTTTGCTACATAAACAATCAAAGACCGATATCCTCTTCACTGGTTTACATAAGCCATCTTGGCCACTAAGTATGCGTATGTCATGGAATAAAGGGTTTTTTAAAATATCTTTTAACTGAATTAACATACTGTCCCCCCTTTTTATCTCTGTTGCTGATTTTAATACAAAAGAGTATGAATAAGCAATAAAAAGTATTGCCAATCCTTTCTGGGATTGGCAATACTTTTATTGCTCTCTATTCCTTCTTCTTTCATCTCTAACTTTAATTAGCACCACATATATAATTGCAGCTGTAAATACACCCTGTGCAAGGGGAATTCCATATGGGATCAGACGAATAATTGCGTAACCGCATAGCCATGAAATAATTCCAATCCAGTTGACTCCTTCTGCGACCTCATATCGAGATGGATCTCCTTTCCTGATAATCCAGTAATCTGCAAGAATGACACCCATGGTAGGAAGGAGTAGATCAGCCAAAATATACAGAAAATCTTCAAAGTGATTGGCCAAACCAAATGCGGCAAAAATAGTTCCCAAAGCTCCTGAAATCATAGTGGCTAAAGCGCGATCATGATCAGGGAGATGGAACAACAAAACCGCATTGATTCCACCAGAATAAGCGTTGGTCGTATTGGTAGTCCAAGTAGCGGCAATCAGAACCAGCATTCCCAGCACAGGAATTCCAATCTCACAAAATACCAGTGTGATATCATACTGCTGCGCCACACGGGTCATCAGGGCACCTAGAACAACCATTAGAATACCGGCAGGAGCAACCCCTAGAGTACTGGAGAGTATCGTGTCTCGTCTTGATTTTTGGTAGCGGGTTACATCGGAAGCAGACAAGCATCCAGCGGCCATAAAGCTAATGGTAAGGACAATGCCTCCTCCAAAGGTCATGGTGGACTGTTCCGGATCTACGTATAGCATATTTGTTCCGTATTTGTTTAATGCCAAAATACAACCACCAATTGTTACAAAAAACAAGGCGGGTACCGCGACCATATTTAGTTTGTCTAAGGCGTTGATGCCATAGACTGCTGTGACCAGCATAATGGCACCCCAGATAACAATAGAAATGACGTTTGGAATTTTTATATGAAAAAATTCCGCAATTAAATTGGAAAATGCGTCACCGCATACGCCGGTCTGTACTGCGAACCAGCCAATCATCGAAATGAGAACTAGCAAGCTGATAATGTACTGCGCTCCTTTTCGTCCAAACCCACCCATAGCGGTTACACAAGTCGGTACGCCAAGATCGCTTCCCATGACACCCATCAGACAGAAGAAGACGATTACAATTATGTATCCTACTGCGCCAGACGCAATTGCCTGTGCAAGCGGCATACTTTCAGCCAACATCCCTCCTAATAATAAGCTAGGGACACAGATCATGATCCCTGCTTGGATCATGGCAACGTCAAGCCAGCTTTTTCGTTCGCTTAAAGGAACTTTCTCTAGGGTTGTTGTCTCAACTCCACTGGTTTTAGATTGTGTTGACATATAATCCCCTCCTTTTTACTTGTGTTGGGAGTAGTATACAAGATTGAGAAAAAAGTGTCGTTGTAATTATTATAAAATCACAAAATATATTTTAAAATAATTCTAAAGATGTGGTTCCAATAATGCGTTATACTGCCAACAGAAACCAAGGAATAACAAATAAAAATAACACATGAAAGAAGGAGCAGATTATGTTGAAGTATGAATTGCAAACAGCGGCAGACAGATTGATCCGAGATATTTTTGCGGTTCAGCCAGAGGAGACCGTGGTAATCACTGCGGATACCAGTTCAAATTTTGACGTAGTCGATGCAGTGGCATCCAGTGTGGTAGCTGTAGGGGCAAAACCTATGGTTATTACGGTCAAAACCCCTGGTGGCGTAGGAAAAGCTGCTGATCCGGATCTTCCGGTGGAAGCTCTGTCCGCCGTTTTGTCTAAAGCAGATGTATGGTTGGAATTCAATCATCAATGGCTGCTGTATTCCACGCCGTTTTCCGTAGCAGAGCGGGCAAATAAGAAAATGCGTTATATGTGCCTGGTTGATTTTGAGCCAGGTGTAATGTGGCGTCTTTTGGGAAAGGTAGACTGCAGCAAACTAAAAGAATTTATGCTGCACGCCAAAGAACTGCATAAAAAAGCGAAGACGATGCGGGTAACTACTCCCGCGGGAACCGATGTACATTTTGAGATGGATCAGAACCACTATATGACATGCGATTATGGTGATGCC
Encoded here:
- a CDS encoding PucR family transcriptional regulator is translated as MLIQLKDILKNPLFHDIRILSGQDGLCKPVKRISVFDCLCSKDLIDLGILSAGDVFITDLTQFLHNKENIPLYITTLIQTKSSGLFVVTDEMLYVLSPDILAQCDQNNFPIVLIPNNYPYAQIIDVVSRYLAADNSNTINYLKLERIMRGQLSDREKLNTLSSINPNIQSYLRVIAAHGDPMFDSTNFELEFYYSKQSHDIYVKMDNTMIFILSSETEKGLRHYSDSTASRLKQFIRDPILGYSMIYTKDKIDLALNEALKALNVAETLHISCVTYNPLSVLQLVLGLKDCKEAHDFYQSYVEAIRLKFSSESACDALHTIETFVANKGSYSETAKALSQHENTIRYRVNRVKEALGLESDNICFHETIALAVKLRMILDSPLL
- a CDS encoding cytosine permease gives rise to the protein MSTQSKTSGVETTTLEKVPLSERKSWLDVAMIQAGIMICVPSLLLGGMLAESMPLAQAIASGAVGYIIVIVFFCLMGVMGSDLGVPTCVTAMGGFGRKGAQYIISLLVLISMIGWFAVQTGVCGDAFSNLIAEFFHIKIPNVISIVIWGAIMLVTAVYGINALDKLNMVAVPALFFVTIGGCILALNKYGTNMLYVDPEQSTMTFGGGIVLTISFMAAGCLSASDVTRYQKSRRDTILSSTLGVAPAGILMVVLGALMTRVAQQYDITLVFCEIGIPVLGMLVLIAATWTTNTTNAYSGGINAVLLFHLPDHDRALATMISGALGTIFAAFGLANHFEDFLYILADLLLPTMGVILADYWIIRKGDPSRYEVAEGVNWIGIISWLCGYAIIRLIPYGIPLAQGVFTAAIIYVVLIKVRDERRRNREQ
- a CDS encoding aminopeptidase, producing MLKYELQTAADRLIRDIFAVQPEETVVITADTSSNFDVVDAVASSVVAVGAKPMVITVKTPGGVGKAADPDLPVEALSAVLSKADVWLEFNHQWLLYSTPFSVAERANKKMRYMCLVDFEPGVMWRLLGKVDCSKLKEFMLHAKELHKKAKTMRVTTPAGTDVHFEMDQNHYMTCDYGDATTPGIYMVPGQLNVVPKFGTVEGKIVFDGTVTPPFSSALKEPIVLTIEHGVIVKVEGGSQAREYDAWLHSFEDEGMLKIAHVAYGFNPGATLTGNVVEDERVWGCTEWGIGFVSEIDAPPVGQDAKSHSDGICLNASVWLDDKPLMLDGKIVHEELVPLSPVK